DNA sequence from the Anas platyrhynchos isolate ZD024472 breed Pekin duck chromosome W, IASCAAS_PekinDuck_T2T, whole genome shotgun sequence genome:
GAAAACGGCTGAAGCAGTCACTACAGATTCTAAAGCAGCCAAGCCCAGATCTTACCGCTCTTGGTTTAACTTTGGAAAAATCACTGTGCACCAACGAAGAGAATACACGCATGACACAAACACATAGACACGAGCACAAAAAGATACACGGACACTGTGCTAATACATGGGGTGAAAGCAGCTTTTGTTAGGTCTGATAGCAAAACCCAGCTCCATCAGAGGAATAACCCACAGATCAGGTCAGCGTGACAATGCTTATGCCAGCAGCACACATCGCAGACTGCAAGCGTGCCCTTAACCTCCAGAGCCAGCGGCTGGCCATGTGGCATTTCTCACGTTACTCCTTCTAGCCAGTGCTAAAAACAGGCTGGGCATAGCTGGAAGgagatttttctccttccatcCATCCATCAAAATGATGATTAACGTGACTTTGGGATTTTCAGGAAGAACTTTATCGGCAAGAAGACAAGGCCATGTATCTTACTCTGCTTGTTAACAAGAGAAGGCAGTGgtatctgtatttttaagtttaaagtTCTCTTGGGAATCCTCTAGGAAGCATCAGAACTCCTAGAAGGTCAGGCTTTGCACCTGTTTGAGAAGTAATAACCAACGTGTGCATGCTGTCCTAACACAGGAACATCACCTAAGGTAACTCCACGAGACAAGCATCACAAACTACACAAAGCAGCTATATAAACTGACAATTTAGTATGTAAACACGAAACTTGTGGGATTCTCTAGCTtaagaataacagaaaatatcTTAAGAATGAGAGAAATCATTGCACAACCTAAGCCTACTTACTAATAAAAGCGTAAGGCACTAACTCTTTAATTGGATTCCACTGAGCATACAAAATTACAGTATAACTTAATACATTCTTTTTAGGAGCTATTTAAATGAGGTATACCTAAGACCTTCAGTAACAGCTAAACAAAGCCTGGGATTACTCTCTTCTTACTTTCAAGCAGTAGCAATGCTACCAGTTGAGGGAAAAGACTTTCTATTAAAAACCCTACTTTTGAAGTCTTCTCTATCAGACAGTCTGGAAATTCATCATTCAGGTCCACTGcccaaaaataaatcactttatAGTAACTACCTTCCATCTCTTTGATGGTatttaactaaaaataattaagtaaaaTGGTACCTTTTTCCTAAAAAGCGGTTCCTTTTGAAtattcaatgtatttttcccccctgaaaaaaagtattatttctgTTCACATACTCCTAGTGTTGAATACCCAACATGGTTCTATTTACTCTTCTTTAGTCAGGGATCTTATCCCAAGATGAAAGGACTAAACAGCAATCTGACTTCCACAAATTTAagaattttaaagttttaactgcaatttaaataaaaaacactacTGACAGTGATATGTGAGATACAATATAACCAGGCTTTTAAAGTTAAGAACAAATTAGCACAGTCAAAGCTGACAAAACTGTTTTGTAAACTAAAGAGACTATGTACTGAAATATACATTACCCTGcaatgtcatttaaaaaaaggcaTCGTTCATAGTATATCTACAATTTACAGTAGCAGCAAATCAATCTGCTTCAAAGGCTTCCCTTGCAGTTCTACTACTTATAACATGTCTTACTCAATTGTCACTTACTGGTGGTttttggtgtttaaaaaaataagtctaaaaatgcatttctattATATTAAAAGCTAGCATTTATCAAATTGGTCCCCTTGCTAACTGAAAGCTTGCAGCTCTACAGTTTTAGAAGTTACACCAAGACAGCATCACCTGCAGAACAGCACCTATGAAATCCCCGTTGCATCCTTATGGTATCTGTTAAGTACTACCCAAATAATGACCACATCCAAAGTCATTTAATTTAGGAAACCAAACACCATAACAGTTAAGAAGACATGCTGCATCTTCACTGTAATCAGCATCGGTGGATGACACCTAGGCATTATGCCACCCTGCCCTTCCAAAGAGAGAGCTGACTGCAAATCACTCAGAATTTTCCCTATTCTAAAATTTGGCATTCTGTGTTCCTCCAACAAAATTCACCCCTTGCAAGATGCTTCAGCCAAGGTCTGTGCAATAACCTCAGGAGGAAGTAAACTGGCTCAGAGTCCCTCACACGCATCATGCTCCTCTCTTCAGATTTCTGTgtattaaaaatcctttttttcttttttaaacaaatgggCTGCAACATCCTTTTCAAGATCAGTACTTCAAACTTAACAGACTTTTGAAAGCCTAAAACATGAGTCATCCCTATTTCAATTCAGACCTCTTCTTGAGTTGTAGAAAGCACAATGGCAGTGAAAGGactttttaatattatatttgtatttttaaaaaccctTTCCTTCCAAAGAAAAGTgtttacaaagaaataaatactgatTTCCAGACTTGTCCTCATGCCAATATCATTTAGAGTTATCTTGCATGATCACATCTGAAAGCATTTAAAGGGAAATCTTTCAATACCAGCAAGTCTAGCAGAACCTATTTCAGGACTCAAAGATCATCCTCTTATGCCCAAAGCGAATGCTATCTATTTTTTTGTTACAGCATGGTAAAACCCTACTGCCAACAGAGAGGCTCAATCATTATGATATAAGAAATTATTCCTCACCTGCAGTAATTCAAAAATCATGgcattaaatgaaataaagagcCCAAACTGCTTGAGTCAGTGAGAAAATTCTCAGTAGCATCCACGAGGTTTAGGCTGATCCTGTATTTTCATGTTTCCAGCAATTCTTCGTTACCCTGTATTATCTTCTAACTATTTGTTCCTTCACTAAATTTTGAGGATGCTTAGAGTATATCGCTAAGCACacaaaaaacagatttctgttcAGGAAAACAACCTAAGCTAAGCACTTTGCCCATCCCAACAAGAGGGCCCACGAACCTGTCATTGGAGGGGAGCGCTGGGAGCCCCCGGACTTGCAGTTCCCCAGTACCTGTGAAGCCCGCAACAAGCACAGGGAGCGTTTTTGGCTGCCTTTGTCCCATCTCTGCAGGGGATGGCTTTCCCTTGGACTAGCAGACTGTTTCCCACAAACCAACATTGTTTCTGTTCAAAGGAAAACCGCAATCTGGCAGGTACACATTGTGCCTAATTACAGAAGGACTGCTCAAATGTTTTGATGCCTTAAATATAATTCAATGCCAGGTGGGTGATAGGAGCtaccaaatcaaaaataaagGTCACTGTTCTCCAGGATGGGTTTTGCACTCCCACATCTTGCAACCCAGGTAAAATCAGCCATTGGTTTAATAATCATTAAATCTACAGGTTCTTCCATCCACTACAATGGGACCTTTTCAATGCATACCTCTCATGGCGAGACCTGGAGCTCAAATACTGAGGAGACAATTCACACAGAAAAGTATCCTGGAGTGCCTTCAGATCTCAGCACTGCAAGTCAGAAATCTAAGCAGATCTGAAAATACCAGGTAGTACCTTTCTGGGTCACAAGGTACAttataacttcattaaaaaatgaaaacaatatacCCTGGGGGATTTTGTACTGGGGGTGAGTGGGTTGTTTTGGGAGTAGAGGGGCTGAGCTGTCCAAAACTCAATGAAAGAAAGTTTTCTTCCACAGGCTTTATATTAGGTCTTAATTGCCCAGCAAAGTGTAAATatagtaaataaaaattcacagaaCTATGAAAGCTAGAGGTctggtaaaaataattttagagtCTCTATTAAAATTTTACTGCACAATAATATAGGATTATGCCTTTCCCAGACTTTCCAATAAACATTAACTTCCTTCGTGCAACCTGCTTCCTAGCAATATGTGGGAAAAGTGCCAGTTCTCCTGGTGGCAGAACCACTCACCATCATCAAGCCAGTTAGAACAGTGATCGTTATTTGTAAAAACTGAtgcaaatatattaaataactaTATTCTAGCAAACATTAATTCAGAAACTTAAGATTAATTATTGCAATTTTCCTTTCAATCTTCTTGCCTTACATAAgcttatctcaaaaaaaaacttctagcacagaaggcaaaaagacaTGTAACCCAGTAAAAATTGGCAGgcaaaaaagtttatttttatgtgatttttttttgattgccATATGATGGTGGTTCTATGGTATAATATTCTGTAAGAGTAGTTCACACAAAATCCTGTCCATGGCACTTGGGCtaataaaacaacaaagatTCAGCAGACAATAAACTCAAAGaattcatctttctttctctaataAAGATGCTGCCTTCCATCTTTTAACATGAATGtgtgagaaaattaaaaaatatagaaattatGGATCCTTACAACATAGGAAAACAGTAACAGCTTTGtctaaaacactgaaaatttagATTTGGAAACAGCTTGAGCACCTGTGTAAACAAATTCATAATTCTGTCCCAAAATAGGTGACCAGCAGCAATCTGCAAGAATTTACAATAAGGCTAAGTAGGTTTGCATGCACTGAAACTGAGAGCTGAAAGCACAGTGTAAGTGCAATAGTGAACAGGGCCTTACTATAACACAGGCAAGAGGTATGCCATGTTACTTCAAacacagctgcagagctgtggtCTTAATATATTAAAGCAAAGCTGGCCACTTATCTTAAGAATGTATTTATTAGATTATCACAATCTAATGGGATTTAACAGCACTGACAGGAATTCATATAAGCTTACAAAGGAAGAGACCTGAAAATTCCAGAATTCAAAAATAGTCTTTCCTCCAATTTACCATTTCTATGCTTTGTTGGTGTGCAAAAGTGCACTGAAACCTCAGAACAGATTTTACAATTTGCCCATATCTTGTTAATATACTGCAGTCTTCAAATTTACAGAGCTGCAGTTCTCCTGTTTTTTCTCAAGTGTCACTCATCTAATTTAGCATGACAGCTGAGAAACAATGTCAGATGCGTTACAgttcagtttaaaaaacatCCTCTACCTGGTATCTCTGCAGTGATTGTCTTGCTGCTCCCTGAAAcctcttcatcatcatctgaTGAACTCGTGCTCGAGTCACACGTCAGGTCACTATCACTGGTactgctgtcctgcagcaggTTGTACTTCTTGCGAGCAGCTGCCTCCCGCTTCTGTCTTAACAGCCGGAttctttctttgtgcttttggcTTCGATGACCTTTTACCTTAGTAACTCGACCATTCTGCTTATCGCTAGACTGTCGGTTTTTCTTGGCAGCCATTGTTGAAGTTTCACTTTCGGACCTGGATCGCCTGGATTTCCTCCCAACTGCAGCCCCAGACACACCCGAAGGGTCTCCCTCAACAGCAGCTTCAGCTTGACAGGGCTCATTCTCTTCTGTGGAAGACAATGTGTCTGAGTCAGCCAAATGCCCACTGGAAGAAGGGGAAAGCATGCAGTGGTTAGAAGAGTCACTCTCATAAACTCGACCACCCGTTGGCTTATCACTCTCCGTGGATGCCAGCTGAGACTCCAAGGAGTCTCGCCTCAGTTCCATCAATAAGCAAGGCATTGAAGAGAGCACTGCAGAGTCTGACACAGCAGGCACACTGTCCTTCTGAGGATGTGGCTCCAGTTCTATAGGTCTGTCTTCATCGGGAGTGGTCTGCTTCTCAGAAGTCTTCAGAGGAACTTCTGAATTGAGAAGTTCTTCTGCTTTTCCCACTACCTCCATCTTCATTTCAGAACACCAAGGTTCTCCTGGTATCAAAGCATGGAGCACATGGTCTGGAAGATCAGATATGGTCAACTAGATATGGTTTTCAGCAACACAGCAGCCTGCACAAAAACAGAATAGTAAGAATCATTTACCCAAATAACTCAATCAATTTGTTGCTTTCAATCACAGAGGCCATTGCTCAGTACcatattgtttttttcatttactttttccaCGTGAACTCATCCTGTTACACCAATCTACTCTTCCTTTTACATGCTTATGAAAAACAGCACTGGAATCACAGGGAACATTTCTCATCTCACTAGATCAAAACggatcagaaaacaaaaaatatttatgaactTTTCCTTTATAAAGATTTAAACCAGTGCATTATAAGCAACATATGCTAAACTTCTTTACCTAGAcctttaaacattttaatgaagaaCTTTAGCACTTATAAACATAGCCAGAGTGAAAACTCCCAGACTTGTAGCCATCTGCCTGGACAGCCCAGAACATTGTTCAGTTTCCATATTTATGAGAAATCTCTTTGCAGTTGATCAGGGCTCCAAACTTTATAATCTAATGTTTTTATGATAATTTACAAACTTACAGTACCAACATGAGCCATGCATAAAGACGTATCAGTAGCATCTAAAACACCATTCAGTGCTCCTTGAAAGGCTCCCGTACAAGTCCTGGTTGTATGAGAACCTACAGGCTGACATAGTTTCTCTTAAATCTGCCAGGAAAACAGCATCAAATAGTATGGGCTGCAAGCAACAAACAGCATCCACCCACACCgctattttactttaaattataatttaataaatTGCATTGCTTCAGcacaagtacaaaaaaaaaaaatacaaaaaaaaaccaacaagctATTTTTCTGATTAATAACTTGCACTTTATCAACTAAGCAGTACTTAAATCACCTTCAGagattttataaaaaaaaaaaataccagtacaacatttatcattttatcttaatttttcaCACTCTGCCTTCAACCCAAGTTTTCATTTGGAACtcaatgcaagaaaaaaagtgaaggaagTTCTTAGTCACTACATTCACTCATAGATTAATTGTACGGAACAAATGGTTCATGGGTTTAGAagtacagaaaacaacaaatttaTGGCAGTTCAAAAAAAGCATAGACACGTAAGGAAAAGCAATATTAAGCtttactattttaaaacaatacttTTGCAGACAAGGGCAAATAGGACTTGATCAGCCTAAGAGAGCATGGCTGGTACAGAGAGATTTTTCTATGCTCTGACAATCCTTCGTGTTTCACCATCTATCCCAAGCTGCCTGTAAGTGAATGCTGCTACCTGTAGTACAGAGTAAGGCTTCCCTGGTTCAGGAAGATGCTGTGAGAAGCTCAGGGTTGTGCTGTCTGCCCTAACCCACTCTGAAACTtcactttcaaaatattaaaatagaggCCGTGTCTCCTTCAGGCAAATGAATGAAATGCTGGATGATGCAAGGgatttgtgaaaataaatatggGAAACACCAgttaaggaaagaaaacttaGTTAATAACAGACAACATAAGAAAGGCACGGGTGACAACTCTAGGTATACTAAATacgaaaaaggaaacaaaaaagaatagagtaagtttaaaataaaggaaaaaatctatctatagaaaaatgtttccaaTATTTGCACTAAGAAAAATTCTCTTGAAACCAACTTAAAAGAAGAACTTCTGGAGATGGTAATTTAATGTATGCAATAAATATCACGTAAGAAACCATTTATTTACTAGGCCACAGCACAGTATCAACAAACCCACAAGACAAATACACCTTTGAGACAATGGCATCCCAATGCTgtaataaaatcattatttctaCATATTTCATCAGCAAATGTACATTACCAAATAATTTTCCTAGGAAACATGAAAGTGAAACAGAGATTTGATGAATATATAACTCTTGGCAAGCCATTCACAGTGGGGTTTGTACTATATCTGTTAGAGCAACTCCCAGCTTTTTCTGTGGTACTACACttagaacagaaaaataccCTTCcaagtgtcctggtttcagttagaacagagttaattttcttcctagtagctggtagaatgctatgttttggtttaggatgagaagagtgctgataacaccccgatgatttaattgttgcagagcagtgcttatactaacacaaggacatctcagcttcttactctgtcctgccaacaggcaggctgggggtgcagtaagagctgggaggggacagacccaggacaggtgacccaaactggccaaaggggtattccataccatctgacgtcatgctgaacaatatctaggggtggctagccaggggagggggccggactactcggggttaggctgggcatcggtcagtgggtggtgagcaattgcattgtgcatcacttgtttgtacacattattattagtagtactattatcatcattgaactaatatttttattgttattattattttcctgtcttaataaactgcctttatctcaactcacgggctttactttccatttctctcccccgtcccaaaGAGGGAGgcgggagggtgagcgaacggctgtgtggtgtttagctgctggccgggttaaaccatgacagcACTTTTGGTGCCCAACGTGGGGCctgaaaggttgagataacagcagatctgaccagagtgtgttaaactaaaattggtattagacctgcttaatagttacttgtcataatgctgattgctttaatctcaagtcTGCTgcacctgttttccaaattgagtattatagcacattattttccgtatgtgctctctgtcatgttgtttatcctctccgggccctggtttcagatcattatggtactgtgtgttgtagcaatggcttatgagacgatgagatatctggtcatgactctaatttggtatttgtactcagtaacatcgaCGACTCTATACTTTAGAAACCATATCTcagaaactattagcaattatacctgttgcctttttccattagggagtcaatctgtggaggggaagggggaagatattttttcttactcgttcactctccctttctccttcaccacccctttATCCTCCttgatcactctccctttctccttcacaaccctcttatcctccgagcTTGTTACAATAGTTCTCCAAGATACcgaatatccttgggatactcagaccagcgtgttcttgttgttctacctcctgaatgtgcttcaggttttgcttaaagttaaacaactacttaggaatctcatccagagatctgcccggaggcaggatagttgtgggtgccAGGGAttatgggaggatatgggcaggcatctagagcagttggcacccccagtgttttggaaattcacccctgaacaactgcaaaatcctcaaaaactggcagaatgcttgaaaaaaaggtgtcatgactCTGGCAAttccaaagtgacacaaatcattgtaacgtgctggggcctggctcatgcctatcgagctgcaaTTGATACTGCTAtgaacttagtgacagaccctgagGCCACTCCAAttcctgtgacagatccaacggccactgtgacccctacggaggactctgcagcccctccagttccagctcctgcagctgcttcagctcctgcagccgctccagctcctgtggctgggccagggaaacgagctgtagcattgcaagttgatcctgcagagggtattccaacccctgtggcagaccctgcaGCTGGGTCAGAGAAACAAGCTGTAGCAGTGCGAGTTGCCCATGTAGAGAATGTGAAAAAATTGTATAGggattcaagtcgtttagaacgcagagagtcttctgccaaatctaggtatagagacgacgatgctgggccatcagggattcaggaggaggaagatgaggatgccgaaaaatcaacagtaactacccgaaacCTATACGAGtgtgagctacgagatgtgcgaaaagattttggtcattgcataggtgagcagcttgtcacctggctgctccggtgctgggacactggagccaattgtgtggaattagagggcagggaagccagacagCTGGGATCTCTTGCTAGGGAcgcaggcattgacaaagcaattgcagatggagcacaatctcacagcctctggaggcatctcctctcagctgtgagggaaaggtatcccttcaaggaagaacttgtatgtctaccaggcaagtggaccactatggagaagggaatccagtacctgagggaattggcagtacgggaagtgatttatgacgACCCAGACAACGGACAAACATCCagagatccagatgaagtcaggtgtacacgacccatgtggcagaagtttgtacaaagtgcaccatcatcatatgccagctcattggcaataatggcctggaaggatgatgaggaacccacagtggatgaagtagctaaacaactccggcagtacgaagaaagtctctcctcttccttacaggcctgcgtctcagctgtggagaaactttctgaagagttccaccaacttaaagagaatctatcttcctccccacctgaaccaaccagtgtccaccgaccaaaagagaacacttgggagaaactttctgaaaaggttcaccaacttgaagagagtttattttcctccccacctgtacaaagcagtgtctcagctatcaggggtaggcgttcatccacagaaggaagacgatatggtgggtattcaccccgtgccaccctgtggttttacttacaagaccatggagaggacatgagaaaatgggatggaaaatctaccgcgaccctagaggcacagGTACGTgagttggaaaagaaaacaatcggggaaaaagggattctctgaaaagtttgctgctccaacttccagcagacagtccttcaaacacagaaacgaagaagattctgaccaggattaggggggccctgcctccagccagggggaggaaagggacaatcgagtttattggactgtgtggattcgatggcctggcacgtcagatgcacagaagtataaggctttagtagacaccggtgcacaatgtgcTGTAATGCTatcgagctataaagggccagagcccatctgtatttgtggagtgacagggggatctcagcagttgactgcaTTGGAGGCtggagtctgactgggaatgagtggcaaaagcactgtattgtgactggcccggatgctccgtgcatccttggcatagaccatcttagaagaggatacttcaaggacccaaaagggttccggtgggcttttggtatagctgccttagagacagagggcattaaacaattatctaccttgcctagTCTCTCAGAgtacccctctgttgtggggttgctgagggtcgaagaacagcaagtgccaatcactagcacaactgtgcaccggcggcaatatcgcactaaccgatactccctgatccccatccataagctaattcgtcaattggagagccaaggagtgatcagcaagactcattcacctttcaatagtcccatatggccagtgcacaagtctaatggcgagtggagactaacagagGACTATCggggcctgaacgaagtcacgccaccactgagtgctgcagtgccggatatgctagaactccagtacgaacttgaatcgaaggcagccaagtggtacgccacaactgatatcgctaatgcatttttctccatccctctagcagcagagtgcaggccacagtttgctttcacttggaggggagtccaatatacttggaatcggctgccccaggggtggaaacacagccctactaTTTCCCATGGACTGATCAAATCtgcgctggagcagggggaagctcctgaacacctgcagtacatcgatgacattattgtgtggggtgacacagcagaggaagttttcgagaaaggaaagaaaatagtccaaatccttctgaaagccggttttaccataaaacaaaataaagtcaaaggacctgcatgagagatccagtttttaggaataaaatggcaagatggacgtcttTGTTGAAGACAAATCCTTTGCTGAAGCAAGGAATGctgaagctgtgccagggggaacaatagcaaggccgggggataaggctatggcccagctgaagtgcatctacaccaatgcacgcagcatgagTAACAAACAgtaggagc
Encoded proteins:
- the LOC101796452 gene encoding protein ARK2N isoform X2, translating into MKMEVVGKAEELLNSEVPLKTSEKQTTPDEDRPIELEPHPQKDSVPAVSDSAVLSSMPCLLMELRRDSLESQLASTESDKPTGGRVYESDSSNHCMLSPSSSGHLADSDTLSSTEENEPCQAEAAVEGDPSGVSGAAVGRKSRRSRSESETSTMAAKKNRQSSDKQNGRVTKVKGHRSQKHKERIRLLRQKREAAARKKYNLLQDSSTSDSDLTCDSSTSSSDDDEEVSGSSKTITAEIPAGFSRAGGSGGATREIPGLLDRGTVWDRNCIGNVLEEAMNCFAEMQRQTEEKFRMWIEKLTRLDTDEESKQQLEPREPKMQLVGQRVPPTTQSGAFIQMPDSQVLPQQSFNYYMGYQNVDAMLEFPATFNNNFPAMFPENGNIAEPDLNQS
- the LOC101796452 gene encoding protein ARK2N isoform X1, with protein sequence MKMEVVGKAEELLNSEVPLKTSEKQTTPDEDRPIELEPHPQKDSVPAVSDSAVLSSMPCLLMELRRDSLESQLASTESDKPTGGRVYESDSSNHCMLSPSSSGHLADSDTLSSTEENEPCQAEAAVEGDPSGVSGAAVGRKSRRSRSESETSTMAAKKNRQSSDKQNGRVTKVKGHRSQKHKERIRLLRQKREAAARKKYNLLQDSSTSDSDLTCDSSTSSSDDDEEVSGSSKTITAEIPDGPPVVAHYDISDTNSDPEVVNVDNLLAAAVVQKHNNSLGNQDSGSTWRTKGLLDELSADTGHLDPGFLASDKTSSGNAQINEEINIASSDSEVEIVGVQEHARCVHPRAGVIQSVSSWKHGSGSQYINTQQTQSWTAVTPQQNWSSPPEVVDLTLDEDTRRKYLL